From Emcibacter nanhaiensis, a single genomic window includes:
- a CDS encoding glycosyltransferase family 4 protein — protein sequence MKILIVTDAAPPQVNGVVRTLTQLQTECAELGHQVDFITPGDCFTLPNPLYPEVRLSLFAAKNIRDYLDREQPDAVHIATEGPLGCAARRVCIKENLAFTTSYHTNFPTYFYQKMRVPRALSYKVIRWFHNASAGVMVATEAVKQELRDFNITNLMDWTRGVDTSLFRPTGEKIMELKGPVYIHVGRVSLEKNINEFLDLDLDGTKVVIGGGPDLENLKKKYPDAIFTGPKFGEELVQYYNLGDVFVFPSRFDTFGLVLLEALACGVPVAAYPVNGPIDVIGDSGAGVLDHDLRKAVEGALKISPDFCREYASSFSWQNCAQQFLDNLVLIGDTRKAA from the coding sequence ATGAAGATATTGATTGTTACCGACGCCGCCCCGCCCCAGGTCAACGGTGTCGTCCGCACCCTGACCCAGCTGCAGACCGAATGCGCCGAGCTCGGCCATCAGGTTGATTTTATCACCCCCGGCGACTGCTTCACCCTGCCCAACCCGCTGTACCCGGAGGTGCGCCTCAGCCTGTTTGCGGCCAAAAACATCCGCGACTATCTTGACCGGGAGCAGCCGGACGCCGTTCATATCGCCACCGAAGGACCGCTGGGATGCGCCGCCCGCCGCGTCTGCATCAAGGAAAATCTGGCCTTTACCACCAGCTATCACACCAATTTCCCGACCTATTTCTACCAGAAAATGCGCGTTCCGCGCGCCCTCAGCTACAAAGTGATCCGCTGGTTCCATAACGCCTCTGCCGGCGTCATGGTTGCCACCGAAGCGGTCAAACAGGAACTCAGGGATTTCAACATCACCAACCTGATGGACTGGACCCGCGGCGTCGATACCAGTCTGTTCCGCCCGACCGGGGAAAAGATCATGGAGCTCAAAGGTCCGGTCTATATCCATGTGGGCCGGGTGTCGCTGGAAAAGAATATCAACGAGTTCCTCGACCTGGATCTGGACGGCACCAAGGTGGTGATCGGCGGCGGCCCGGATCTGGAGAACCTGAAAAAGAAATATCCCGACGCCATCTTCACCGGCCCCAAATTCGGCGAGGAACTGGTCCAATATTATAACCTCGGCGATGTGTTCGTCTTCCCGAGCCGGTTCGACACTTTCGGCCTGGTGCTGCTGGAAGCGCTGGCCTGCGGCGTGCCGGTGGCCGCCTATCCCGTCAACGGACCCATCGACGTCATTGGCGACAGCGGTGCCGGCGTCCTCGACCATGACCTCCGGAAGGCCGTGGAAGGCGCGCTCAAAATTTCCCCCGATTTTTGCCGTGAATATGCCAGCAGCTTCTCCTGGCAAAATTGCGCCCAGCAGTTCCTCGACAACCTGGTGCTGATCGGGGATACCCGGAAAGCAGCCTAG
- a CDS encoding UDP-2,3-diacylglucosamine diphosphatase: protein MLKENKRKYRSLFLSDIHLGTKGCKAEYLLEFLKYHDADTIYLVGDIVDGWRLQKGWYWPQAHNDVVQKMLRKVRKGATMYYVTGNHDEFLRDYLGSHLGGIEVVNEVIHEDANGKKYLVVHGDAYDGVILNAKWLARLGDWAYETALKLNNLYNFCRRKLGFGYWSLSAYLKLKVKNAVKFMTDFEDILAQEARKRELDGVICGHIHHAQIKMIDEVVYMNDGDWVESCTALVENIDGTFEIINWAEERKAMLNLDKDIKKSKNKEEEKDMETLVA, encoded by the coding sequence TTGCTGAAAGAAAACAAGCGTAAGTACAGGTCGCTGTTCCTCTCTGATATTCACCTCGGCACCAAGGGGTGCAAGGCCGAATATCTTCTCGAATTCCTCAAATATCATGACGCGGACACCATTTACCTGGTTGGCGATATCGTCGACGGCTGGCGCCTGCAAAAGGGCTGGTACTGGCCCCAGGCCCATAACGACGTGGTGCAGAAAATGCTGCGCAAGGTGCGCAAGGGCGCGACCATGTATTATGTTACCGGCAACCATGACGAATTCCTGCGCGACTATCTCGGCAGCCACCTCGGCGGTATCGAAGTGGTCAACGAGGTGATCCATGAGGACGCCAACGGCAAGAAATACCTGGTGGTGCACGGCGACGCCTATGACGGCGTGATCCTCAATGCCAAATGGCTCGCCAGGCTCGGCGACTGGGCCTATGAGACCGCCCTGAAGCTCAACAACTTATACAATTTCTGCCGCCGCAAGCTGGGCTTCGGCTACTGGTCGCTCAGCGCCTACCTCAAGCTCAAGGTCAAGAATGCGGTCAAATTCATGACCGATTTCGAGGACATCCTGGCCCAGGAAGCCCGCAAACGGGAGCTGGACGGCGTCATCTGCGGCCATATCCACCACGCCCAGATCAAGATGATCGACGAGGTTGTCTATATGAATGACGGCGACTGGGTGGAAAGCTGTACCGCGCTGGTGGAAAATATCGACGGCACCTTCGAGATCATCAACTGGGCCGAAGAACGCAAAGCCATGCTCAACCTGGATAAAGACATAAAGAAAAGCAAAAACAAAGAAGAAGAAAAAGACATGGAAACCCTGGTGGCCTGA
- a CDS encoding long-chain fatty acid--CoA ligase, producing the protein MFGLMQDRPLLISSLVTHAALNHGRREIISRTLSGDIHRSSYGEVIRRAGQLAHAMARLGISPGDVVGSLAWNGYRHLEIYYSISSMGAVLNTINPRLFEEQLTYIINHAENKYLFVDLSFVKMLENIRDQIPAVKGFILLASADEMPDTSLPDAICYEELIAGEPESYDWPEFDENTAAVLCYTSGTTGDPKGVLYSHRSTILHTFSLTQQEVFDIGGRDSILPVVPMFHVSAWGLPYAGAMTGAKLVFPGDDAGGENILNLIESEGCTKVLGVPTVWLGLLDHVKSLPSRDYTGLPLKHFLIGGSAVPRSMLEELERSFGATVLQVWGMTEMSPIGTVAHLLPEHEGLSDDEKMARKLTQGRVAFGIDIKIIDEDGQELPRDGESFGRLMVRGPWITKGYFRRDDVTVLDEDGWFDTGDVSTIDPDGYMTIVDRSKDVIKSGGEWISSIDLENAAVGHPDISEAAVIGLPHSKWQERPLLICVAVPGKSPTRQEVLDYLSDRIVKWWMPDEVEFIDEMPHTATGKIQKMQLRAMFRGRTLG; encoded by the coding sequence ATGTTTGGACTGATGCAGGACCGGCCACTCTTGATTTCATCGCTGGTGACCCACGCGGCGCTCAACCATGGCAGGCGGGAAATCATTTCCAGGACCCTTTCCGGCGACATTCACCGCAGCAGCTATGGCGAAGTGATCCGGCGCGCGGGACAGCTGGCCCATGCCATGGCCAGGCTCGGCATCTCCCCCGGCGATGTGGTCGGCTCGCTGGCCTGGAACGGCTATCGCCACCTGGAAATATACTACTCCATCTCCAGTATGGGCGCGGTGCTCAACACCATCAACCCCCGCCTGTTCGAGGAGCAGCTCACCTACATCATCAATCATGCGGAAAATAAATATCTGTTTGTCGACCTGAGCTTCGTGAAGATGCTGGAAAATATCCGGGACCAGATCCCGGCGGTAAAGGGTTTCATCCTGCTCGCCTCTGCCGATGAGATGCCGGACACGAGCCTGCCCGATGCGATCTGTTACGAGGAGTTGATCGCCGGCGAGCCGGAAAGCTACGACTGGCCCGAGTTCGATGAGAATACCGCCGCGGTACTTTGTTATACCTCCGGGACGACCGGCGATCCCAAAGGCGTACTCTACAGCCACCGCAGCACCATCCTGCATACTTTCTCCCTCACCCAGCAGGAGGTATTCGACATCGGCGGCCGCGACAGCATCCTGCCGGTGGTGCCCATGTTCCATGTCAGCGCCTGGGGCCTGCCCTACGCCGGGGCCATGACCGGGGCCAAGCTGGTGTTTCCCGGCGATGATGCCGGCGGCGAGAATATCCTCAACCTGATCGAGAGCGAGGGCTGCACCAAGGTGCTCGGCGTGCCGACCGTGTGGCTCGGCCTGCTCGATCATGTCAAAAGCCTGCCGTCCCGTGACTATACCGGCCTGCCACTGAAACATTTTCTGATCGGCGGTTCGGCGGTGCCGCGCTCCATGCTGGAGGAACTGGAGCGCAGCTTCGGCGCCACCGTGCTGCAGGTCTGGGGCATGACCGAGATGAGCCCGATCGGCACCGTCGCCCACCTGCTGCCCGAGCATGAAGGCCTTTCCGACGACGAGAAAATGGCCCGCAAGCTGACCCAGGGCCGGGTCGCCTTCGGCATCGACATAAAGATTATCGACGAAGACGGCCAGGAGCTGCCGCGGGACGGCGAAAGCTTCGGCCGGCTGATGGTGCGCGGTCCCTGGATCACCAAGGGCTATTTCCGCCGCGATGACGTGACGGTGCTGGACGAAGACGGCTGGTTCGATACCGGCGACGTCTCCACCATCGACCCGGACGGCTATATGACCATTGTCGACCGTTCCAAGGATGTCATCAAGTCCGGCGGCGAATGGATCTCCTCCATCGACCTGGAGAATGCCGCCGTCGGCCATCCGGACATTTCCGAGGCCGCGGTGATCGGTCTGCCGCACAGCAAATGGCAGGAGCGGCCGCTGCTGATCTGTGTCGCCGTCCCGGGCAAAAGCCCGACCAGGCAGGAGGTGCTGGATTACCTCTCGGACCGAATCGTCAAATGGTGGATGCCCGACGAGGTGGAGTTCATCGACGAAATGCCCCATACCGCCACCGGCAAGATCCAGAAAATGCAGCTTCGAGCCATGTTCAGGGGACGTACTCTGGGATGA